A window of Polaribacter litorisediminis contains these coding sequences:
- a CDS encoding T9SS type A sorting domain-containing protein yields MNKKNTFFIWALLLLISFGANAQTYVYNDSTSSGAWYQSSDGGEVANPLSDAVNASATCAQNGTDGTWQQIQYFPTYTPVSGDKLFFSIYNPNNTGPGQIQFRYSSDQSTWQFGANVTYTTESQTGWVEYTVDLSNHVGNEIDQVIIMPSGDNSAATFVDNIYFNDVSVTASTGPFVVYDDNTSSGAWYQSSDGGEVANPLSDSVNSSATCAQNGTDGTWQQIQYFSTYTPVSGDKLFFSIYNPNNTGPGQIQFRYSSDQSTWQFGANVTYTAESQTGWVEYSVDLSAHVGNEIDQVIMMPSGDNSAATYVDNVYFNDASVTGGTTGPVVIYDESTKSGAWYQSSDGGEVANPLSDGVNSSATCGQNGTDGNWQQIQYFITYTPVSGDKLFFSIYNPNNTGPGQIQFRYSSDQSTWQYGGDIAYTAASQTGWVEYSIDLSNHVGNLIDQVIMMPSGDNSATTYIDNVYFGNQTVLSTDVTNFVEEAMFINSEGRVSFKNDQNQTKLNVFDVAGRLIFKENINGKYSENTLHKKGVYILRIEKEGKVSVKKLLRR; encoded by the coding sequence ATGAATAAAAAAAATACTTTTTTTATATGGGCATTGTTATTGCTCATATCTTTTGGAGCTAATGCTCAAACGTATGTTTACAACGATTCCACATCCTCAGGAGCTTGGTATCAATCATCCGATGGAGGTGAAGTAGCCAATCCTTTATCAGATGCAGTGAACGCTAGTGCTACCTGTGCACAGAATGGAACTGATGGAACTTGGCAACAAATACAATATTTTCCTACGTACACACCTGTAAGTGGTGATAAGTTGTTTTTCTCAATTTATAATCCAAATAATACGGGTCCAGGGCAAATACAATTTAGATACTCTTCTGATCAGTCTACATGGCAATTTGGTGCGAATGTAACGTATACAACGGAATCTCAAACAGGCTGGGTAGAGTACACTGTGGATTTATCAAATCACGTAGGAAATGAAATAGACCAAGTTATTATCATGCCCTCTGGAGATAATTCTGCAGCTACATTTGTTGATAATATTTATTTTAACGATGTATCTGTAACTGCATCCACAGGACCTTTTGTGGTTTATGATGATAACACATCCTCTGGAGCTTGGTATCAATCATCTGACGGAGGTGAAGTAGCCAATCCATTATCAGACAGTGTAAACTCTAGTGCTACCTGCGCACAAAATGGAACTGATGGAACTTGGCAACAAATACAATATTTTTCTACGTATACGCCTGTAAGTGGTGATAAGTTGTTTTTTTCAATTTACAATCCCAATAATACGGGTCCAGGGCAAATACAATTTAGATACTCTTCTGATCAGTCTACATGGCAATTTGGTGCAAATGTAACATATACAGCGGAATCCCAAACAGGCTGGGTAGAGTACAGTGTAGATTTATCAGCTCACGTAGGAAACGAAATAGATCAAGTTATTATGATGCCATCTGGAGATAATTCGGCAGCTACATACGTTGATAATGTTTATTTTAACGATGCATCTGTAACTGGTGGTACTACCGGACCTGTTGTTATTTATGATGAAAGTACTAAATCTGGAGCATGGTATCAATCATCTGATGGAGGTGAAGTAGCCAATCCATTATCAGATGGTGTAAACTCTAGTGCTACTTGTGGACAGAACGGAACTGATGGTAATTGGCAACAAATACAATATTTTATTACGTATACACCTGTAAGTGGTGATAAGCTGTTTTTCTCAATTTATAATCCCAATAATACGGGTCCAGGACAAATACAATTTAGATACTCTTCTGATCAGTCTACATGGCAATATGGTGGAGATATCGCTTACACAGCAGCATCTCAAACGGGATGGGTTGAGTACAGTATCGATTTATCAAATCACGTAGGAAATCTCATAGACCAAGTTATTATGATGCCGTCTGGAGATAATTCTGCAACAACTTATATTGACAATGTTTATTTTGGGAACCAAACTGTGTTAAGTACAGATGTCACAAACTTCGTTGAAGAGGCAATGTTTATCAACTCAGAAGGAAGAGTTTCTTTTAAAAACGATCAAAATCAAACAAAATTGAATGTTTTTGACGTAGCTGGAAGGTTGATTTTTAAAGAAAACATAAATGGTAAATATTCAGAAAATACCTTACACAAAAAAGGTGTTTACATTTTAAGAATCGAAAAAGAAGGCAAAGTTTCTGTTAAAAAACTTTTACGCAGATAG
- a CDS encoding glycoside hydrolase family 2 TIM barrel-domain containing protein: protein MKIRIIIFFVIALFNDIGSLHAQNFKQSNLETRSVQNFNFGWKHLKDKTYDTHRVGLIDTDWEMVDLPHDAAIFEDVKQENSDGANGYFPYMKGSYRKHFTVSSENQDKLVFIEFEGVYRNAKIWINGHYLGNHLNGYLGFEHEVSNYIRFDQANLIVVKYDNTTKGTSRWYTGAGIYRDVWLKIVDPLHVPLYGTYVTTSKVSKAHSLVNLATEVTNNYKQTKLCKLVSKILDANNKVVEQRESIVPIQSGETFVFNQDIEVNKPNLWSPNNPYLYTLKSEIYDQDKLVDEYITTFGIREIKMTPEKGLLINGEKVVAVGGNIHHDLISLGAAAYKAGYEKHIEDMKSMGTNSVRLSHNPHATRLLEVCDEQGILVYNEGFDKWTSQFYGGEASFNSQYKKDIENWIKRDRNHPSVYIWSAGNEVMKQGQIEDEKFESPKDAEDYGVSTFKNIKKEINRWDPSRKVTVGLFPTREKVWNGYDPKHQPKFNKALPAEMAWYSDVVSYNYTEQMFAKDYEKYPQMMFINSEANTSLGMDFKDVSWSYIDTNYVIAHYYWTGYAYLGEAPWPRIGWSRAFFDLGGQLTNLGSMYQSYYDQKPMSHLWVYDESEAGTKLYEEQYGNNRTWSWHPMTKNWNWEKDTKLRLAAFSNCEEVELFLNGKSQGRKKPADFKNNITEWELNYQEGTIELKGFNKGKVVSKDKLTTVGKPFAIQLKTKTDKLEASGLDLAYVQVDVVDEKGRKVYSATNEITFEVSGSGELVGVSSGDILSHENFKASKRKAYNGSCMAVLKSGKEKGTLRIKAKAAGLKESLLEIKVKQ from the coding sequence ATGAAAATTAGAATCATAATCTTTTTTGTAATAGCATTATTTAACGATATAGGTTCATTACATGCGCAAAATTTCAAACAGTCAAATCTAGAAACTAGAAGCGTTCAAAATTTCAATTTTGGATGGAAACATTTAAAAGATAAAACCTATGATACACACAGAGTAGGGTTGATAGACACAGATTGGGAAATGGTAGACCTACCGCATGACGCAGCTATTTTTGAAGACGTAAAACAAGAAAACTCAGACGGAGCCAATGGGTATTTTCCGTATATGAAAGGTAGCTATCGTAAGCATTTTACTGTCTCTTCGGAAAACCAAGATAAATTGGTGTTTATAGAGTTTGAAGGTGTTTATAGAAATGCGAAAATTTGGATTAACGGACATTATTTAGGAAATCATTTGAATGGATATCTTGGTTTTGAACATGAAGTATCAAATTATATACGTTTCGATCAAGCCAACCTTATTGTTGTAAAATATGACAACACAACCAAAGGTACCTCAAGATGGTATACTGGAGCTGGAATTTATAGAGATGTTTGGTTGAAAATTGTTGACCCCTTACATGTCCCTTTATACGGAACCTATGTTACCACATCAAAAGTGAGTAAAGCACATAGTCTAGTCAATCTAGCAACAGAAGTAACCAATAACTACAAACAAACCAAACTTTGCAAATTGGTCAGTAAGATCCTAGATGCCAATAATAAGGTAGTTGAGCAACGGGAATCTATTGTGCCAATTCAAAGCGGAGAAACTTTTGTGTTTAATCAGGACATAGAGGTAAACAAACCGAATTTGTGGTCTCCTAATAATCCTTATTTATATACATTAAAATCTGAAATTTATGATCAAGATAAATTGGTGGATGAATATATTACAACGTTTGGAATCCGAGAAATTAAAATGACTCCTGAAAAAGGATTGCTTATTAATGGAGAAAAAGTTGTTGCTGTTGGGGGGAATATTCACCATGACTTGATTAGTTTGGGAGCAGCAGCGTATAAAGCAGGCTATGAAAAACATATTGAAGATATGAAATCGATGGGAACCAATTCTGTTCGTTTAAGTCATAATCCACATGCAACACGACTTTTAGAAGTGTGTGATGAACAAGGTATTTTAGTGTATAACGAAGGTTTTGATAAATGGACAAGTCAGTTTTATGGAGGTGAAGCATCGTTTAACAGTCAGTATAAAAAAGATATAGAAAATTGGATTAAAAGAGATCGAAACCATCCTTCAGTATATATCTGGAGTGCCGGAAATGAAGTAATGAAACAAGGGCAAATTGAAGATGAAAAATTTGAATCCCCTAAAGATGCTGAAGATTATGGCGTATCAACCTTTAAAAACATAAAAAAGGAGATTAATCGGTGGGATCCTTCAAGAAAAGTAACCGTAGGTTTATTCCCAACCAGAGAAAAAGTTTGGAATGGATATGACCCAAAACACCAGCCTAAATTCAACAAAGCTTTACCCGCTGAAATGGCATGGTATTCAGATGTAGTAAGCTATAACTATACAGAGCAGATGTTTGCTAAAGACTATGAAAAATACCCACAAATGATGTTTATCAATTCTGAAGCAAATACTTCCTTAGGTATGGATTTCAAGGATGTATCTTGGTCTTATATCGATACAAATTATGTAATTGCTCATTACTATTGGACAGGATATGCTTATCTAGGGGAAGCGCCTTGGCCACGAATTGGGTGGAGTCGTGCCTTCTTTGATTTAGGCGGACAATTAACCAACCTCGGTTCTATGTACCAAAGCTACTATGACCAAAAACCGATGAGTCATCTTTGGGTTTATGATGAAAGCGAAGCTGGCACTAAATTATACGAAGAACAATATGGCAATAATCGAACTTGGAGCTGGCATCCAATGACCAAAAATTGGAATTGGGAAAAAGATACAAAACTAAGACTGGCTGCTTTTTCCAATTGTGAAGAAGTAGAATTATTTCTAAATGGAAAATCACAAGGAAGAAAAAAACCGGCTGACTTTAAAAATAATATTACAGAATGGGAGCTAAATTATCAAGAAGGTACTATTGAATTAAAAGGTTTTAATAAGGGAAAAGTAGTTTCAAAAGATAAATTGACAACAGTAGGAAAACCTTTTGCAATCCAACTGAAAACTAAGACAGACAAATTAGAAGCAAGCGGGCTAGATTTGGCTTATGTGCAAGTTGATGTAGTAGATGAGAAAGGTCGAAAAGTGTACAGTGCCACTAACGAAATTACATTTGAAGTTTCGGGTTCTGGAGAATTAGTAGGGGTATCTAGTGGAGACATCTTAAGCCATGAAAATTTCAAGGCATCGAAAAGAAAGGCATATAATGGAAGTTGTATGGCAGTACTGAAAAGTGGTAAAGAAAAAGGAACTTTAAGAATAAAGGCAAAGGCAGCAGGTTTGAAAGAGTCATTATTAGAAATAAAAGTTAAACAATAA